One genomic region from Bacilli bacterium encodes:
- a CDS encoding helix-turn-helix transcriptional regulator gives MENLKSIIATNLVELRKKHHWTQAELALKLNYSDKAISKWEHGDALPDIEILAQIAELYGVTLDYLTHVGTFEEKKQFVKVKEKKANKLIISLLSITLVWFIAMILFVFFQSQFPTGKMNWIVFVWSVPLSCIIGVIFNSIWGKTRNNFFILSIFVWSLLAAAYLTLVQYNMWLLFLLGIPAQVAIILWSQIKGK, from the coding sequence ATGGAAAACTTAAAATCAATTATCGCCACCAATCTCGTGGAATTAAGAAAGAAACATCATTGGACTCAAGCCGAACTAGCCCTTAAATTAAATTATTCGGATAAAGCAATTTCAAAATGGGAGCATGGCGATGCCCTACCCGATATTGAAATTTTGGCTCAGATTGCTGAATTATATGGTGTCACTTTAGATTATTTGACACATGTAGGAACTTTTGAAGAAAAAAAGCAGTTTGTGAAGGTTAAGGAAAAGAAAGCAAACAAGTTGATTATTTCACTGCTATCCATCACTTTAGTGTGGTTCATAGCGATGATTTTATTTGTTTTCTTCCAAAGTCAATTTCCAACCGGAAAAATGAACTGGATTGTCTTTGTTTGGTCGGTCCCTTTATCCTGCATTATTGGCGTTATATTTAATTCCATTTGGGGAAAGACCCGTAACAACTTCTTTATTCTCTCAATCTTTGTGTGGTCGCTTTTAGCCGCGGCCTATTTAACTCTGGTTCAATATAATATGTGGTTATTATTCCTTTTGGGCATTCCGGCTCAAGTGGCAATTATTCTTTGGTCGCAA